Proteins co-encoded in one Lynx canadensis isolate LIC74 chromosome C1, mLynCan4.pri.v2, whole genome shotgun sequence genomic window:
- the MRPL44 gene encoding 39S ribosomal protein L44, mitochondrial isoform X1, whose protein sequence is MASGLGRLLLRGPRCLLAPAAPTLVPPVRGVKKGFRAAFRFQKELERWRLLRCPPPPVRRSEKPNWDYHAEIEAFGHRLQETFSLDLLKTAFVNSCYIKSEEAKRQNLGIEKEAVLLNLKDNQELSEQGTSFSKTCLTQCLEDAYPDLPTEGIKSLVDFLTGEEVVCHVARNLAVEQLTLSAEFPVPPPVLQQTFFAVVGALLQSSGPERTALFIRDFLITQMTGRELFEIWKIINPMGLLVEELKKRNISAPESRLTRQSGSTTALPVFFVGLYCDRKLIAEGPGETVLAAEEEAARVALRKLYGFTENRRPWDYSTPGGNFRAEKLPGYPAKHVAA, encoded by the exons atGGCATCCGGCCTGGGGAGGCTGCTGTTGCGGGGGCCTCGCTGCCTCCTGGCCCCGGCCGCCCCCACTCTCGTCCCGCCTGTTCGGGGCGTGAAGAAGGGATTCCGCGCCGCCTTCCGCTTCCAGAAAGAGTTAGAGCGCTGGCGCCTGCTCCGGTGCCCGCCGCCGCCCGTGCGCCG TTCAGAGAAGCCCAACTGGGATTACCATGCTGAAATAGAAGCGTTTGGACATCGGTTACAGGAGACCTTTTCCTTAGATCTTCTCAAAACTGCATTTGTTAATAGCTGCTATATTAAAAGTGAGGAGGCCAAGCGCCAAAACCTTGGAATAGAGAAAGAAGCTGTTCTTCTGAATCTTAAAGATAATCAAGAACTCTCTGAACAAGGGACATCTTTTTCAAAAACTTGCCTCACACAATGTCTCGAGGATGCATACCCAGACTTGCCCACCGAAGGCATTAAGAGTCTCGTTGACTTTCTCACTGGTGAGGAAGTGGTGTGTCATGTGGCCAGAAACTTGGCCGTGGAGCAGTTAACACTGAGTGCAGAATTTCCAGTTCCCCCGCCTGTTTTACAGCAGACTTTCTTCGCAGTAGTTGGAGCCTTGCTGCAGAGCAGTGGCCCTGAGAGGACTGCTCTTTTCATCAGG GACTTCTTAATTACTCAGATGACTGGAAGAGAACTCTTTGAGATTTGGAAGATAATAAATCCCATGGGGCTACTGGTAGAAGAACTGAAGAAAAGGAATATTTCAGCTCCTGAATCTAGACTTACCAGGCAGTCTGGAAGCACCACAGCTTTGCCTGTGTTTTTTGTTGGCTTGTACTG TGATAGAAAGCTGATTGCGGAGGGACCTGGGGAGACCGTGCTGGCTGCGGAAGAAGAAGCTGCTCGCGTGGCGCTCCGGAAGCTCTACGGGTTCACGGAGAACCGCCGGCCCTGGGACTATTCCACACCCGGAGGGAATTTCAGAGCAGAGAAGCTACCCGGCTACCCGGCCAAGCATGTGGCAGCCTGA
- the MRPL44 gene encoding 39S ribosomal protein L44, mitochondrial isoform X2, with the protein MDFCLGAPRHSPFDPINREFSEKPNWDYHAEIEAFGHRLQETFSLDLLKTAFVNSCYIKSEEAKRQNLGIEKEAVLLNLKDNQELSEQGTSFSKTCLTQCLEDAYPDLPTEGIKSLVDFLTGEEVVCHVARNLAVEQLTLSAEFPVPPPVLQQTFFAVVGALLQSSGPERTALFIRDFLITQMTGRELFEIWKIINPMGLLVEELKKRNISAPESRLTRQSGSTTALPVFFVGLYCDRKLIAEGPGETVLAAEEEAARVALRKLYGFTENRRPWDYSTPGGNFRAEKLPGYPAKHVAA; encoded by the exons atgGATTTCTGCCTTGGGGCGCCGCGGCACTCGCCCTTCGATCCTATCAACCGCGAGTT TTCAGAGAAGCCCAACTGGGATTACCATGCTGAAATAGAAGCGTTTGGACATCGGTTACAGGAGACCTTTTCCTTAGATCTTCTCAAAACTGCATTTGTTAATAGCTGCTATATTAAAAGTGAGGAGGCCAAGCGCCAAAACCTTGGAATAGAGAAAGAAGCTGTTCTTCTGAATCTTAAAGATAATCAAGAACTCTCTGAACAAGGGACATCTTTTTCAAAAACTTGCCTCACACAATGTCTCGAGGATGCATACCCAGACTTGCCCACCGAAGGCATTAAGAGTCTCGTTGACTTTCTCACTGGTGAGGAAGTGGTGTGTCATGTGGCCAGAAACTTGGCCGTGGAGCAGTTAACACTGAGTGCAGAATTTCCAGTTCCCCCGCCTGTTTTACAGCAGACTTTCTTCGCAGTAGTTGGAGCCTTGCTGCAGAGCAGTGGCCCTGAGAGGACTGCTCTTTTCATCAGG GACTTCTTAATTACTCAGATGACTGGAAGAGAACTCTTTGAGATTTGGAAGATAATAAATCCCATGGGGCTACTGGTAGAAGAACTGAAGAAAAGGAATATTTCAGCTCCTGAATCTAGACTTACCAGGCAGTCTGGAAGCACCACAGCTTTGCCTGTGTTTTTTGTTGGCTTGTACTG TGATAGAAAGCTGATTGCGGAGGGACCTGGGGAGACCGTGCTGGCTGCGGAAGAAGAAGCTGCTCGCGTGGCGCTCCGGAAGCTCTACGGGTTCACGGAGAACCGCCGGCCCTGGGACTATTCCACACCCGGAGGGAATTTCAGAGCAGAGAAGCTACCCGGCTACCCGGCCAAGCATGTGGCAGCCTGA